From Phaeocystidibacter marisrubri, the proteins below share one genomic window:
- the metF gene encoding methylenetetrahydrofolate reductase [NAD(P)H] encodes MRVDQHIKDAEARNETLFTFEILPPLKGQTIHDIYSNIDPLMEFKPPFINVTYHREQVVYKRLPNGLLEQKVVRKRPGTVGICAALMNRYQVDPVPHLLCGGFDKEDTENALIDLHFLGVENVLALRGDGMQDQVYFVPETDGHAYASELVEQIVNMNQGIYLDDELINNSATNFSIGVAGYPEKHFEAPSLNVDVSNLKRKVDAGANYIVTQLFFDNSKYFEFVDKCRAAGITIPIIPGLKPIATKKQLSMLPHRFHVDLPDELALEVMKANDNAAVRQIGVEWAIKQAGELKAAGIPVIHFYSMGKSDNIYNIAKELF; translated from the coding sequence ATGCGTGTAGATCAACATATTAAAGATGCAGAAGCGAGGAATGAAACACTGTTTACCTTTGAAATCTTACCTCCTCTAAAGGGGCAAACTATTCATGATATCTATTCTAATATTGATCCTTTAATGGAGTTTAAACCTCCATTTATCAATGTTACCTATCACAGAGAACAAGTTGTTTACAAGCGTTTGCCCAACGGTTTATTGGAGCAGAAAGTAGTGAGAAAACGACCGGGGACTGTTGGGATTTGTGCCGCTTTGATGAATAGATACCAGGTGGATCCCGTTCCGCATTTGCTCTGTGGAGGTTTTGACAAAGAAGACACGGAAAACGCGCTCATCGATTTACACTTCTTAGGGGTAGAGAACGTCTTGGCCCTTCGAGGCGACGGGATGCAAGACCAAGTTTATTTTGTTCCTGAAACCGATGGTCACGCTTATGCTTCTGAATTGGTTGAACAGATCGTCAATATGAATCAAGGAATTTATCTAGACGATGAGCTCATCAACAATTCTGCAACCAACTTCAGTATTGGTGTAGCGGGTTATCCGGAGAAACACTTTGAGGCGCCAAGCCTGAATGTGGATGTTTCCAACCTGAAGCGAAAGGTGGATGCCGGTGCGAATTACATCGTTACCCAACTGTTCTTTGACAATTCAAAGTATTTTGAGTTTGTGGACAAGTGCAGAGCAGCAGGCATCACTATTCCCATCATTCCGGGGTTAAAACCCATTGCCACTAAGAAACAATTGAGCATGTTGCCGCATAGGTTTCACGTTGATTTGCCAGATGAACTTGCACTAGAAGTAATGAAGGCTAACGACAATGCTGCCGTTCGTCAAATTGGAGTTGAATGGGCCATTAAGCAAGCTGGCGAGCTGAAAGCCGCAGGAATTCCGGTCATCCACTTTTATTCCATGGGTAAGAGCGACAACATCTACAATATCGCGAAAGAGTTATTCTGA
- a CDS encoding DUF3667 domain-containing protein — translation MKDDTTQPRVCINCSHDLSDNMADLYCPHCGQYQVHKRLTIRVILLEMLSVLTNVERGLWRTIEDLTLRPSAVVKGYWSGMTRTYFNPFRYAFLMATFSALLTLSTGVYDKQMGEMQSEGIVSGDLADQPSDEAAFQAEINQKIQTFIRKYLSFFTLMMIPFGAFCLWLLLKGKGIYLGEHMVTSAYYFGHTSLLGIPLIVLSYYDVLHALGQMTISMVINLVYGAILIKKVNDISWGRTILTVPVLTILLLVILTLMSVSIGFFIAILLR, via the coding sequence ATGAAAGACGACACTACTCAACCCCGTGTTTGCATCAATTGTAGCCATGATTTATCAGACAACATGGCCGACCTATATTGCCCTCATTGTGGACAATATCAAGTACATAAACGGCTGACTATTCGCGTCATTTTACTGGAAATGCTTTCGGTATTGACGAATGTAGAGCGCGGATTATGGCGGACGATAGAGGACCTCACACTCCGACCAAGCGCAGTGGTTAAGGGGTATTGGTCGGGAATGACGCGAACGTATTTCAATCCTTTTCGCTACGCATTTTTAATGGCAACTTTTAGCGCTTTGCTTACTCTATCAACTGGAGTGTACGACAAGCAAATGGGAGAGATGCAGTCGGAGGGAATTGTTTCTGGAGATCTTGCAGATCAACCGTCTGATGAGGCTGCTTTTCAAGCGGAGATCAATCAAAAGATACAAACCTTCATCAGGAAGTACCTTTCGTTTTTCACCTTGATGATGATACCATTTGGCGCCTTTTGCCTCTGGTTGTTATTGAAGGGCAAAGGGATCTATCTAGGCGAACATATGGTAACATCAGCCTACTACTTTGGTCACACTTCTTTGCTGGGCATACCGCTCATAGTACTGTCGTATTATGATGTACTTCACGCTCTAGGCCAAATGACAATCTCTATGGTGATCAACTTAGTTTACGGAGCCATCCTCATTAAAAAGGTCAATGATATTTCTTGGGGTAGAACGATTCTCACTGTTCCCGTACTCACTATTTTGTTGTTGGTTATCTTGACGCTCATGTCGGTGAGCATCGGCTTTTTCATTGCAATTCTCTTACGATAA
- a CDS encoding NUDIX domain-containing protein, protein MDVAVDLIAFAWDESEWKILLIERKYPPFEGKWALPGGFVEKDEDLPDAARRELLEETGVQLQSLAQIGTFGKPDRDPRKRVISVAYCAILHELFDTQAGDDAAKAIWFPLDALPELAFDHDAIVRMALHKMQDMYTLSKYLPASGPLSSEAIFGFKGIVLK, encoded by the coding sequence ATGGATGTAGCGGTAGACTTAATTGCATTTGCTTGGGATGAATCGGAGTGGAAGATTCTCTTGATTGAAAGAAAATATCCACCTTTTGAAGGGAAGTGGGCTTTGCCCGGCGGTTTCGTGGAAAAGGATGAAGATTTACCCGATGCGGCCCGTAGAGAATTGTTGGAAGAAACAGGCGTTCAACTGCAAAGCCTTGCACAAATTGGTACGTTTGGTAAGCCCGATCGAGACCCCAGAAAGCGTGTCATCTCGGTGGCCTATTGCGCTATTCTTCACGAATTGTTTGACACACAAGCAGGGGATGATGCCGCAAAAGCGATTTGGTTTCCATTGGATGCCTTGCCGGAATTGGCTTTTGATCACGATGCAATTGTTCGGATGGCGCTCCATAAGATGCAGGATATGTACACATTGTCCAAGTATTTGCCGGCAAGTGGACCATTGTCGAGCGAGGCCATCTTTGGTTTTAAAGGAATCGTTTTGAAATAA
- a CDS encoding alpha/beta hydrolase yields the protein MMRIESRNIHAFSGLGADETAFDKLQLAPHSIIYHPWPAKMPHVRMEEFALEVAKTIREDSPILMGLSFGGIFAIEVAKHLVDAEIILISSVVKSSHLPRYMRIAGRLKLYALIPPILYITPTPLLIKAFGASTPALKRWLITIVTSSSVSFNRWAVKELLEWRNSDQPSQYFHIHGTVDHVLPIRKGMSVDLELNGGHLIILTHAKVISEVILQRIS from the coding sequence ATGATGAGAATAGAATCGAGAAACATCCACGCATTTAGTGGCCTTGGAGCGGATGAGACCGCTTTCGATAAACTTCAACTGGCTCCACATTCCATCATTTATCACCCCTGGCCTGCGAAAATGCCGCATGTCCGTATGGAGGAATTCGCCCTTGAAGTGGCCAAGACCATTCGTGAAGACTCGCCAATTCTCATGGGCTTATCCTTTGGAGGAATCTTCGCTATTGAAGTAGCCAAGCACCTTGTAGACGCAGAGATCATCTTGATTTCTTCAGTTGTAAAAAGTTCCCATCTCCCCAGATACATGCGTATCGCGGGGCGACTAAAACTCTATGCCCTTATTCCTCCCATTCTATACATCACCCCAACCCCACTTCTTATAAAGGCATTTGGAGCTTCCACTCCCGCTTTAAAAAGATGGTTGATCACCATTGTAACATCCAGTTCAGTGAGCTTCAATCGTTGGGCAGTAAAAGAGCTCTTGGAATGGAGAAACTCGGATCAACCTTCCCAATATTTTCACATACATGGGACAGTAGATCACGTGCTGCCCATTCGAAAAGGCATGTCGGTCGATTTAGAGCTAAATGGTGGTCACCTAATAATTCTAACACACGCTAAAGTGATCTCTGAGGTCATTCTTCAACGAATTAGTTGA
- a CDS encoding T9SS type A sorting domain-containing protein: MKKYYAVLLSGLLAIPAFGQVHVESSTFSISRQNDFVPREVEPGFNANIYSLEAPDAMSWRAQLNEVKRAAAEAYPAAETTPVEQFKNVPTPGIEWTSKMYRVFTTIGTTGPLYGGIPNDNTLAFSKDGIMLAAVNSMLWAYDTKNDTVHIVNSFIGLDAVGPDAGNDRGFDPKLMYDEEADRFVLVFLKNNTAATSKIAVCFSSTNDPNDPWYTYILPGNPLNNNRWTDFPAISMTEDHLFITGNLIIPNVSWQVGFDGSIIWQLDKQAGFNGDTVMPNRLYHDIKFGTKYIRNLHPVKGYNGDIDTAFFLSNRNFDMQNDSIFILSVRSDITGTEDLSIDVAKSDINYGVPPNGQQQDTDPNDPTDGLQTNDGRVLGAIQMSDGSIQFVSNTRNFTTGRSSIYHGTIVDPAGQPSITAQLISDPQLDFGYPNIAWSGNEECDHEVIIGFNHTSATDFAGVSAVYYSNDGQYSDVLRIKEGEGVVKRLAGGDRWGDYFGIQHDFAHPGNVYVAGFYGTSDNSNSAFFAQLTSPDSSKLSVNLVHTSSPQKCNQYLDAQVSGGVQPYSYWWNGVAGNNTYTSCGMDTIQLMVSDARGCETTLDYVVPFNIPNNTMTYPNPTTGFIGVVFNAQNAGEVVVQLSDMTGKQVWVVTEQAISTGKHYLEFDLAPVASGVYILNILQGDESIYTERIIKN, translated from the coding sequence ATGAAGAAATATTACGCTGTCCTTTTATCTGGACTCCTTGCAATTCCTGCGTTTGGACAGGTTCATGTTGAATCCTCCACTTTTTCAATATCGAGACAAAACGACTTTGTCCCGCGAGAAGTGGAGCCTGGCTTTAATGCCAATATATATTCCTTAGAAGCGCCAGATGCCATGAGTTGGCGAGCACAACTCAACGAGGTAAAGAGAGCTGCTGCGGAAGCCTATCCTGCAGCAGAAACAACTCCAGTTGAACAATTCAAAAATGTTCCTACCCCAGGAATTGAATGGACATCAAAGATGTACCGTGTATTTACAACTATTGGAACTACAGGTCCACTTTACGGAGGCATTCCGAATGACAATACCCTAGCTTTTAGCAAGGATGGAATTATGCTTGCAGCTGTAAACTCCATGCTTTGGGCCTATGACACAAAGAATGATACTGTACATATTGTCAATTCATTTATTGGATTAGACGCAGTTGGTCCCGATGCGGGCAACGATAGAGGATTTGATCCGAAATTGATGTACGATGAAGAAGCTGATCGCTTCGTACTGGTCTTCCTTAAAAACAATACTGCGGCAACCAGCAAGATTGCCGTTTGCTTCTCATCTACGAATGACCCGAACGATCCTTGGTACACGTATATTCTGCCAGGTAATCCATTGAACAATAACCGATGGACCGATTTCCCTGCGATCAGCATGACAGAAGATCATCTCTTCATAACGGGTAACTTGATTATTCCCAATGTTTCTTGGCAGGTTGGTTTTGATGGCAGCATTATTTGGCAATTGGATAAGCAAGCAGGTTTTAATGGAGATACAGTCATGCCGAACCGTCTTTATCACGATATCAAATTCGGCACTAAATACATCCGAAACCTCCACCCTGTAAAAGGATACAATGGTGACATTGATACCGCCTTCTTCTTGTCCAATCGAAATTTTGACATGCAGAACGACAGCATCTTTATCCTTTCGGTTCGTTCCGATATAACAGGTACAGAAGACTTGTCCATCGATGTTGCAAAGTCGGACATTAACTACGGTGTTCCACCGAATGGTCAACAACAAGACACCGACCCCAATGATCCAACGGACGGGTTACAAACGAATGATGGCCGTGTTTTAGGAGCCATTCAAATGAGTGATGGTTCCATTCAATTTGTATCCAATACGAGAAACTTCACGACGGGAAGATCCTCCATTTATCACGGTACCATTGTAGATCCAGCTGGACAACCATCCATTACAGCTCAGCTCATTTCCGATCCTCAACTCGATTTTGGCTACCCAAATATCGCATGGTCAGGTAATGAAGAATGCGACCACGAAGTTATTATCGGCTTTAACCACACCTCTGCAACCGACTTTGCTGGAGTAAGTGCTGTGTACTACTCCAATGATGGTCAATATTCCGACGTTTTGAGAATCAAAGAAGGCGAAGGCGTAGTGAAGCGACTTGCGGGCGGCGATCGTTGGGGCGATTACTTCGGAATTCAACATGATTTCGCCCACCCCGGAAATGTTTATGTAGCTGGTTTTTATGGTACATCCGACAATAGTAACTCGGCATTTTTCGCTCAACTTACATCCCCCGACTCCTCTAAACTATCGGTGAATCTGGTTCATACCTCCTCTCCTCAGAAATGCAATCAATATTTGGATGCACAAGTCAGTGGAGGGGTTCAACCCTATTCCTATTGGTGGAATGGTGTGGCTGGCAATAACACCTACACTTCTTGTGGCATGGATACCATTCAATTGATGGTAAGTGATGCAAGAGGTTGTGAAACGACGTTGGATTATGTGGTTCCATTCAACATTCCAAACAACACCATGACCTATCCAAATCCAACCACCGGGTTTATAGGTGTAGTATTTAATGCACAAAATGCCGGTGAGGTTGTTGTACAATTATCGGATATGACTGGAAAACAGGTTTGGGTAGTGACAGAACAGGCAATTTCAACTGGAAAACATTACCTTGAGTTTGATTTGGCACCAGTGGCATCTGGTGTTTACATTTTGAACATACTCCAAGGTGACGAATCTATCTACACCGAAAGAATCATCAAAAACTAA
- a CDS encoding T9SS type A sorting domain-containing protein encodes MKYALLLAALIATTSSFAQSDSISEAVPFSTNSTHLTAWNGSEYVPIFIKGVNLGVSVPGTFPGELAATSRDYKNWFEQIHEAGFNCIRLYTLHYPRFYDELKSYNEAHPQTPLYFFQGVWLEEEVPNYNHDLFFLTNYFHREMEENVGAVHGDIQIGQRFGKAYGSYTSDVSDWCVGYLMGREIYPEEVWNANASHPTFTQYNGAYLSIAGADPAEAWLVAQMDSLIQHEWNEYETMRPVSMSSWPTLDPLPHPVETHREEDSAQVDLSKVDISKAPAGLFVSYHAYPYYPDFISATPQYRSFSDQYGMNSYLGYLTDLKNHYPNLPLIIAEFGVPSSWGVAHYSASGMNHGGHTEEEQGVLGARMLHNIETAQCGGGIYFAWIDEWFKSTWITDPIEVNSSTRVLWPNFAAAEQNFGLMGYEDTVATWTSWMTPCVGCNIEEVYTKPTVGLFELYLETGKPFGPDDTLLIAFDTYGDTEGEILQPNGDSLDIRAEFLLEITSGTAHLQVMRAYDLFGIWHGIREPDQLYHSVPSATGDWRMVRWKNNSSVQDVQYIGNLNVAKGFSKVTSTDAVIIDTNSIHIRLPWILLQFSDPSHRVVFSDDVNTAVREYDTTAGVRLQFIWGNQSETEANRVGWTNWNVVNQVTQSEKTSYAIMRSELPDLPDFTLARKDAYTGITGSSYYDDVEGVLANDEQWSHGEMQAVLVDAPTKGFLQLNSDGSFSYLPSDVWDGTDEFSYKVISLGDESAVAHVTLSGDSDLETVLLTVSPNPVSDVLSIQSSLDITSVELFSVGGNSVLNNSVNASNYSIDVKGLAAGTYVLRIAMGEDYLYRKITVL; translated from the coding sequence GTGAAATACGCCTTACTTCTTGCAGCACTTATCGCGACTACCTCTTCATTTGCACAGTCCGATTCCATTTCTGAAGCTGTTCCTTTTTCGACGAATTCTACACATCTTACAGCGTGGAATGGTTCGGAATACGTTCCCATTTTTATCAAAGGAGTGAACTTGGGGGTGAGTGTGCCGGGTACTTTTCCAGGTGAGCTGGCCGCAACTTCAAGAGATTACAAGAACTGGTTTGAGCAAATTCACGAGGCAGGTTTCAACTGCATCCGTTTATACACGCTTCATTATCCAAGATTTTACGATGAACTAAAGAGTTATAATGAGGCACATCCTCAAACGCCCCTCTACTTTTTTCAAGGCGTTTGGCTCGAAGAGGAAGTTCCGAATTACAATCACGACCTGTTTTTTCTGACCAACTATTTCCATCGTGAAATGGAAGAGAACGTTGGAGCCGTTCACGGAGATATTCAAATCGGACAACGATTTGGAAAGGCCTATGGTAGCTATACTTCGGATGTTTCCGATTGGTGTGTAGGTTACTTGATGGGCAGAGAGATTTACCCGGAAGAAGTGTGGAATGCCAATGCTTCTCATCCTACCTTCACTCAGTACAATGGTGCATATTTATCGATCGCAGGAGCGGATCCAGCCGAAGCATGGTTGGTTGCGCAAATGGATTCACTCATTCAACATGAATGGAACGAGTACGAAACCATGCGTCCAGTGAGTATGAGTAGCTGGCCTACTTTGGATCCTCTTCCGCACCCTGTGGAAACTCATCGAGAGGAAGATTCTGCCCAAGTGGATCTCTCTAAGGTTGATATTAGTAAGGCTCCCGCGGGATTATTCGTGAGTTATCACGCTTATCCCTACTATCCAGATTTCATCAGCGCTACTCCGCAGTACCGTTCTTTTTCGGATCAATACGGGATGAATTCGTACTTGGGATATCTGACTGATTTAAAGAATCACTATCCGAATTTGCCACTCATCATTGCAGAATTTGGCGTTCCATCAAGTTGGGGTGTAGCGCATTATTCAGCCAGTGGCATGAATCATGGCGGACATACCGAAGAGGAGCAAGGTGTGCTTGGAGCTCGGATGCTACACAATATTGAAACGGCTCAATGTGGTGGCGGAATTTACTTTGCTTGGATTGATGAATGGTTTAAGAGCACGTGGATTACAGATCCCATTGAAGTAAACTCATCTACCCGTGTGTTGTGGCCCAATTTTGCTGCGGCAGAGCAGAACTTTGGATTGATGGGGTATGAAGATACTGTGGCGACTTGGACTTCTTGGATGACCCCCTGTGTAGGTTGTAATATCGAGGAAGTATACACAAAACCTACCGTTGGACTCTTTGAACTCTACCTCGAAACGGGCAAGCCCTTTGGTCCGGATGATACGCTACTCATCGCATTTGATACCTATGGTGATACAGAAGGGGAAATTCTCCAACCCAATGGAGATTCTCTGGATATTCGAGCTGAGTTCTTGTTGGAGATTACGAGTGGAACTGCGCATTTACAGGTTATGCGAGCGTATGACCTCTTTGGGATCTGGCATGGCATTCGAGAACCAGATCAACTGTATCACAGTGTACCTTCAGCCACTGGAGACTGGCGAATGGTTCGATGGAAGAACAACAGCTCCGTACAAGATGTCCAATACATTGGAAATTTGAACGTGGCAAAAGGATTTTCAAAGGTGACCAGCACAGATGCGGTGATCATCGATACCAATTCTATTCACATCCGTCTTCCCTGGATTTTACTGCAATTCTCAGATCCGAGTCACCGAGTAGTTTTCTCGGATGATGTCAATACCGCCGTTCGTGAATATGACACGACAGCGGGCGTTCGACTCCAATTTATCTGGGGGAATCAATCGGAAACGGAAGCAAACAGAGTAGGGTGGACCAATTGGAATGTAGTGAATCAAGTAACCCAAAGCGAGAAGACGAGTTATGCTATCATGCGTTCTGAGTTGCCTGATCTTCCTGATTTTACCCTTGCCCGAAAGGATGCCTATACTGGAATCACAGGTTCTAGCTACTACGATGATGTAGAGGGGGTATTGGCCAATGACGAGCAGTGGAGTCACGGCGAGATGCAAGCCGTTTTAGTAGATGCTCCCACCAAAGGATTCCTTCAGTTAAATTCCGATGGAAGTTTTTCGTACCTCCCTTCTGATGTGTGGGATGGCACAGATGAATTTTCCTATAAAGTGATCTCTTTAGGAGATGAGAGTGCGGTGGCTCATGTAACGCTTAGTGGCGATTCTGACCTCGAAACGGTACTACTAACCGTGAGTCCAAATCCTGTTAGCGATGTACTGTCTATTCAGTCAAGCCTTGACATCACTTCTGTAGAACTGTTCAGTGTGGGGGGAAACTCTGTATTGAACAACTCCGTGAATGCATCCAATTACTCCATTGACGTAAAAGGTCTAGCGGCAGGAACATATGTCCTCCGTATTGCTATGGGAGAAGATTACTTGTACAGGAAGATTACAGTGTTGTAG
- a CDS encoding acyl-CoA carboxylase subunit beta — protein MDIEFNKNEDALKLLVSEMKQRLKKVALGGGEKRIAKQHAQGKLTARERISTLLDSGKPQIEIGAFAGEGMYAEYGGCPSGGVVVVMGYIKGRLTIVVANDATVKAGAWFPITGKKNLRAQEIAMENRIPIVYLVDSAGVFLPMQDEIFPDKENFGRIFRNNAVMSSMGITQISAIMGSCVAGGAYLPIMSDEAMIVDKTGSIFLAGSYLVKAAIGENIDNETLGGATTHCEISGVTDYKMPNDKEALKSIRNIMDKMGAPKNAGFNRIESKAPEFDEKEIYGLIPRDGKPYKSMQVIHRLIDADSWEEYKAGYGKTIITGYARMDGWAVGIVANNREIIKSKKGEMQFGGVIYSDSADKASRFVANCNQKKIPLVFLQDVTGFMVGSRSEHGGIIKDGAKMVNTVSNSVVPKFTVIIGNSFGAGNYAMNGKAYDPRLIVAWPNAKLAVMGGDQASKVMLSIEKASANEELTPEQEQALLDKIKKRYDEQMSPYYAASRIWVDAIIDPLDTRKWISMGIEAANQSPIEKEYNPGIIQA, from the coding sequence ATGGATATCGAATTCAACAAAAACGAAGATGCGCTAAAGTTGCTCGTTTCAGAAATGAAACAACGCCTCAAAAAAGTAGCTCTCGGAGGTGGTGAAAAACGTATTGCCAAACAACATGCTCAAGGGAAACTCACAGCCCGCGAACGCATCTCTACCCTACTTGACAGTGGCAAGCCACAAATTGAGATTGGTGCATTTGCTGGTGAAGGCATGTATGCGGAATACGGCGGTTGTCCAAGTGGCGGCGTAGTAGTGGTGATGGGATATATTAAAGGAAGATTGACCATCGTAGTTGCCAACGACGCTACTGTAAAAGCGGGTGCATGGTTCCCAATCACGGGTAAGAAGAACTTGCGCGCTCAAGAAATTGCCATGGAGAATCGCATTCCAATTGTATACTTGGTTGATAGCGCTGGTGTATTTCTCCCAATGCAGGATGAAATTTTCCCGGACAAAGAAAACTTTGGTCGAATTTTCCGCAACAACGCTGTGATGAGCTCCATGGGAATCACACAGATTTCTGCCATCATGGGATCATGTGTGGCTGGCGGTGCCTACCTCCCTATCATGAGTGATGAAGCCATGATTGTGGACAAAACAGGATCAATCTTCCTAGCAGGTAGCTACCTCGTTAAGGCGGCGATTGGGGAAAACATCGACAATGAAACCTTGGGCGGTGCCACCACCCATTGTGAGATTAGTGGAGTGACCGATTATAAGATGCCCAATGACAAAGAGGCATTGAAGTCCATTCGCAATATCATGGACAAGATGGGTGCTCCTAAAAACGCCGGATTCAACCGCATTGAATCGAAAGCGCCAGAATTTGATGAGAAAGAAATTTACGGACTCATTCCTCGCGATGGCAAGCCCTACAAATCCATGCAAGTCATTCACCGCTTAATTGACGCCGACTCATGGGAAGAATACAAAGCGGGTTACGGTAAAACTATCATTACGGGCTATGCACGAATGGATGGTTGGGCAGTTGGAATTGTGGCCAACAACCGAGAAATCATAAAGAGCAAAAAAGGAGAAATGCAGTTTGGTGGTGTAATCTACAGCGACTCTGCCGATAAAGCTTCTCGCTTTGTAGCCAACTGTAACCAAAAGAAAATACCATTGGTGTTCCTGCAAGATGTTACTGGCTTTATGGTGGGTAGCCGCTCAGAACACGGGGGAATTATTAAGGACGGAGCGAAGATGGTGAATACCGTTTCGAACTCTGTGGTACCGAAATTCACCGTAATTATTGGAAACAGCTTTGGTGCAGGTAACTACGCGATGAACGGCAAGGCATACGATCCTCGTCTCATTGTAGCTTGGCCCAACGCCAAACTTGCAGTAATGGGTGGCGATCAAGCTTCTAAAGTGATGCTCTCCATCGAGAAAGCTTCGGCTAATGAAGAATTGACTCCAGAACAAGAACAAGCACTTCTCGATAAAATCAAGAAGAGATACGACGAGCAAATGTCGCCGTATTATGCCGCTTCACGAATTTGGGTGGATGCTATTATTGACCCTTTGGATACCCGAAAGTGGATTTCCATGGGAATTGAAGCAGCTAACCAATCTCCAATAGAGAAAGAATACAATCCTGGTATTATTCAGGCGTAG
- a CDS encoding SH3 domain-containing protein, translating to MKHTISILFALLFTLPAWAQEECEFTRTYSISAESGMKMRSQPQAGTPVVTYVMFDSIVEACDISFGQAEFEEIKGDWRRVRYKDKVGYMFDGFLKRMDTLAVPMDTLSMDTLSSDSLPVWSTDSISMVNDSSLVEAIVKDTVYFVWDRTKRDSIPSNGRLDRQQIRALATVLNKTELRRDSLISFLYELPTLGSQDSVIAWIDAGMPGGIQSHQNLSSTEVEAPTTSSPVEETPKGPPPFTIQLATEAYNYCGDINQIDPSMNWYGLFPDEPMGGYFLKRIDLELVVSKTRLGSSMEFDIRNSSGNYAHFLFGVNRLLDTNKFYQLSPERFVHIPPALFPGQQMEAFAQYNRPSAANVFISATGSVVEVGACPVIDNYKMRINTQGPRGEIIQDITPLFGNLGECGMPEMYWFGDLNGDNYPELVYVAANKKKNVFTLLLSNTQLEEGLYTVGSTWTIETCD from the coding sequence ATGAAACACACCATTTCCATTTTATTTGCACTTCTGTTTACCCTGCCAGCTTGGGCGCAAGAAGAATGTGAATTCACTAGAACGTACTCCATTTCAGCTGAATCTGGAATGAAAATGCGATCTCAACCGCAAGCAGGAACTCCCGTTGTTACCTACGTTATGTTCGATTCCATTGTGGAAGCATGTGACATTTCATTTGGTCAGGCTGAGTTTGAAGAAATTAAAGGTGACTGGCGAAGGGTGCGCTACAAAGACAAGGTCGGGTATATGTTCGACGGGTTTTTGAAGCGTATGGATACCCTCGCTGTTCCGATGGATACCCTATCCATGGACACGCTTTCCTCCGATTCTCTTCCTGTATGGTCAACGGATTCAATATCCATGGTCAATGATAGTTCCCTCGTCGAAGCGATAGTGAAAGACACCGTTTACTTCGTTTGGGATCGTACGAAACGTGACAGCATTCCATCAAACGGTCGATTAGATCGTCAGCAAATTAGAGCGTTGGCGACCGTATTGAATAAAACAGAACTTCGCAGAGATTCCTTGATTTCATTCCTTTATGAGCTCCCAACCTTGGGAAGTCAGGATTCTGTTATTGCATGGATTGATGCAGGCATGCCAGGAGGAATTCAATCCCACCAAAACCTCTCTTCAACCGAGGTTGAAGCCCCTACTACCTCTAGTCCAGTAGAAGAAACACCGAAAGGACCACCTCCTTTTACCATTCAATTAGCAACTGAGGCTTACAACTATTGTGGAGATATCAATCAGATTGATCCTAGTATGAATTGGTATGGACTATTCCCCGACGAACCAATGGGTGGATATTTCCTAAAGCGAATCGACCTTGAACTTGTTGTGAGTAAAACGCGTTTAGGTTCTTCTATGGAGTTCGACATTCGCAATAGTTCGGGAAATTACGCGCACTTCCTATTTGGAGTGAATCGCTTGTTAGACACCAACAAGTTCTATCAACTCTCTCCTGAACGATTTGTGCATATCCCACCAGCTCTTTTCCCTGGTCAGCAAATGGAAGCATTTGCGCAGTACAATCGTCCGAGTGCCGCCAACGTATTCATCTCAGCTACGGGAAGCGTAGTAGAAGTGGGTGCTTGTCCGGTAATTGACAACTACAAAATGCGCATTAACACCCAAGGTCCACGTGGTGAGATCATTCAAGATATCACGCCCCTTTTTGGCAATTTGGGCGAATGTGGTATGCCTGAAATGTACTGGTTTGGCGACCTCAACGGCGACAACTATCCAGAACTCGTATACGTAGCAGCAAACAAAAAGAAGAACGTATTTACACTTCTCCTTTCCAATACACAACTTGAAGAAGGACTCTATACCGTTGGTTCAACATGGACCATTGAAACATGCGACTAA